The Mesorhizobium sp. M1D.F.Ca.ET.043.01.1.1 genome contains a region encoding:
- a CDS encoding TetR/AcrR family transcriptional regulator, translating into MNEKVNHTRKRLVDAAAKLFYAEGIGRVSVDAVAEKAGLTKRTLYYHFKSKDELITAYLDSRDQPNLKQMADWFEAAEGGADKKVTAIFTHLARVARHVKWKGCGFLRTAAELAAMPGHPAVKAGSRHKSNFEKWLAGELSSHGVREPKMLAREIVLLMDGAFSSMLIHHDPDYITAAGHAAATLVRARMAAPA; encoded by the coding sequence GTGAACGAAAAGGTCAATCACACCAGGAAGCGCCTTGTCGACGCGGCGGCGAAGCTGTTCTATGCCGAAGGCATCGGCCGGGTCAGCGTCGATGCCGTGGCGGAGAAGGCGGGGCTTACCAAGCGCACGCTCTACTACCACTTCAAGAGCAAGGACGAGCTGATCACGGCCTATCTCGACAGCCGCGACCAGCCGAACCTCAAGCAGATGGCCGACTGGTTCGAGGCTGCGGAAGGCGGCGCGGACAAAAAGGTCACGGCGATCTTCACCCATCTGGCGCGCGTGGCGCGGCACGTCAAATGGAAAGGCTGCGGCTTTCTGCGCACGGCTGCCGAACTCGCCGCGATGCCTGGACATCCGGCGGTCAAGGCCGGCTCGCGCCACAAGAGCAATTTCGAGAAATGGCTGGCGGGCGAGCTTTCAAGCCATGGCGTGCGCGAGCCGAAGATGCTGGCGCGCGAGATCGTGCTTCTGATGGACGGCGCCTTTTCCAGCATGCTGATCCATCACGATCCCGACTACATCACCGCCGCCGGCCACGCCGCCGCGACGCTGGTGCGGGCGCGGATGGCAGCGCCGGCGTAG